In Flavobacterium sp. CS20, a single window of DNA contains:
- a CDS encoding T9SS type A sorting domain-containing protein, translating to MKKITLLMSLLFVSLTFSQTSVFVNEIHYDNSGSDADEGIEIAGPAGTDLSGWTIEKYNGNNSSTYGTESLSGVIPDQDNGYGTLSFLISGLQNGAPDGLALVDDSGTVIQFLSYEGTITAVDGPASGMTSEDIGVEESSSSPVGESLQLTGSGTVYENFTWADSSPSSFGSVNANQTFGGTPIPSLSVVDAEPSGSNAIIAPNELDQTQLEFEIINFTIGEPGTATEADGYVSWEILNLTDGGTHQSGNLFDLANQPISITPFEAGKTYQLNAVLKDNSDVDLPNTEASYTITLEALGYIQVADITALRADVDANGLGRFYEITGPNTFTHGDGFQNRKWFQDATPSGIFVQDFDGVIPNGVYAEGDQVSGLKGFTLEENGVLTFEPIEDAGTVSGSTSVSPLVLTLADYNANFETYESLLVGFENVTFTDGDGTAVFNTGTNYEFSNGTDVSDVRTEFFGADYIGTVIPDTQIDGIVGLVAEFNGSTQIYPRSLADIDVTLGLNDVAVNNFSLYPNPVNKGSFNIKSQNNQAFDIEVYNVLGKRVLEFNQIQNQNINVSQLQSGVYLVKINQNEASTTKKLIIK from the coding sequence ATGAAAAAAATTACTCTTTTAATGTCTTTACTCTTTGTAAGCCTTACGTTTTCGCAAACTTCAGTATTTGTCAATGAAATTCATTATGATAATAGTGGTAGTGATGCTGACGAAGGTATAGAAATTGCAGGTCCTGCTGGAACAGATTTATCTGGATGGACTATAGAAAAATACAATGGTAATAACAGTTCGACTTACGGTACTGAAAGCTTAAGTGGCGTAATCCCAGACCAAGATAATGGTTATGGCACATTAAGTTTTTTAATTAGTGGTTTGCAAAATGGTGCACCAGACGGTTTAGCTTTGGTTGATGATTCTGGAACTGTAATTCAATTTTTAAGCTATGAAGGCACAATAACAGCTGTTGATGGACCAGCAAGCGGAATGACTTCTGAAGATATTGGTGTAGAAGAGAGTAGTAGTTCTCCAGTAGGAGAATCACTTCAACTAACAGGCTCTGGAACCGTTTACGAAAATTTTACATGGGCAGATTCATCACCATCAAGTTTTGGTTCGGTAAATGCTAACCAAACTTTTGGCGGAACACCAATACCATCTTTGAGCGTTGTCGATGCTGAACCCAGTGGCTCAAATGCAATTATTGCTCCTAACGAATTAGACCAAACTCAATTAGAATTTGAAATCATTAACTTTACTATAGGTGAACCTGGCACAGCAACTGAAGCCGATGGATATGTCTCTTGGGAGATTTTAAATCTTACTGATGGTGGCACTCACCAATCTGGGAATCTCTTTGATTTAGCTAATCAGCCTATCAGTATAACCCCTTTTGAAGCGGGTAAAACCTATCAACTCAACGCTGTCTTAAAAGATAATTCAGATGTAGATTTACCAAATACTGAAGCTTCTTATACCATAACTTTAGAGGCTTTAGGTTATATTCAAGTCGCTGATATTACAGCTCTAAGAGCTGATGTTGATGCCAATGGTTTAGGTCGTTTTTACGAGATTACTGGTCCAAATACTTTTACACATGGAGATGGTTTTCAAAACAGAAAATGGTTTCAAGATGCCACTCCATCTGGAATATTTGTTCAAGATTTCGATGGCGTGATACCAAATGGTGTTTATGCTGAAGGTGATCAAGTTTCAGGTCTTAAAGGTTTTACTCTAGAAGAAAATGGGGTCTTGACATTTGAACCGATAGAAGATGCTGGAACAGTTTCAGGTTCTACCTCTGTTTCTCCTTTAGTTTTAACTTTAGCTGACTACAACGCAAATTTTGAAACCTATGAATCATTACTCGTTGGTTTTGAAAATGTAACTTTTACTGATGGTGATGGCACTGCAGTTTTTAACACTGGCACCAATTATGAATTTAGTAATGGCACAGATGTATCTGATGTAAGAACTGAATTCTTCGGTGCAGATTATATTGGCACAGTTATTCCCGATACTCAAATCGATGGAATAGTTGGTTTGGTCGCAGAATTTAATGGTTCTACCCAAATTTACCCAAGAAGCCTTGCCGATATTGATGTTACTTTAGGTCTTAATGATGTTGCTGTTAACAATTTTAGCCTTTACCCTAACCCAGTTAACAAAGGTAGCTTTAATATTAAAAGTCAAAATAATCAAGCTTTTGATATTGAAGTTTATAATGTTTTAGGAAAACGCGTGTTAGAATTTAATCAAATACAAAATCAAAACATCAACGTTAGTCAATTACAAAGTGGCGTTTATTTGGTTAAAATCAATCAAAATGAAGCTTCAACAACTAAGAAGTTAATCATCAAATAA
- a CDS encoding acyl transferase: MDSNRVLNIKTETDFKTLCFKVFEYQYNNCEVYQKFCKHFNKHPDNVNSLKSIPFLPIEFFKKFKILSSQQLVQKVFTSSGTTGQQTSKHHITDIELYQKNFCQIFQAQYGSIEDYTILALLPSYLERNGSSLIYMVNHLIEKTRQPDSGFFLDDLNRLKETLLKLETKKQKTILIGVSFALLDFVESYNLKLNHTIVMETGGMKGRRKEITRDELHQKLTKGFGVKHIHSEYGMTELLSQAYSKADGIFELPPTMKVFIRDPEDPLHIFEDFTKTGGINVIDLANINSCAFIATQDLGQNVKKNKLKIIGRFDYSDVRGCNLLTL, from the coding sequence ATGGACAGTAATCGGGTGTTAAATATCAAAACTGAAACAGACTTCAAAACTTTGTGCTTTAAAGTTTTTGAGTATCAGTATAACAATTGTGAAGTCTATCAAAAGTTTTGTAAGCATTTTAACAAACATCCAGATAATGTAAATTCACTCAAAAGCATTCCTTTTTTACCGATAGAATTTTTTAAAAAATTCAAAATTTTATCCTCTCAACAATTGGTTCAAAAAGTTTTTACAAGCAGTGGCACAACAGGTCAACAAACAAGCAAACACCACATCACAGACATCGAATTATATCAGAAAAACTTCTGTCAAATATTTCAAGCTCAATATGGCTCGATAGAAGATTATACCATTTTGGCACTTTTACCTTCCTATCTTGAACGAAACGGCTCTTCATTAATTTATATGGTCAATCACTTGATCGAAAAAACAAGACAACCAGATAGTGGCTTTTTTCTAGATGATTTAAATCGTTTAAAAGAAACTTTATTAAAACTTGAAACCAAGAAACAAAAAACTATACTTATTGGAGTTTCATTTGCGTTATTGGATTTTGTAGAAAGTTATAATTTAAAATTAAATCATACCATAGTGATGGAAACTGGTGGAATGAAAGGCAGGCGAAAAGAAATCACACGAGATGAACTTCATCAAAAACTAACTAAAGGATTTGGTGTTAAGCACATTCATAGCGAATACGGCATGACTGAATTGTTGTCTCAAGCTTACTCAAAAGCTGATGGTATTTTTGAATTACCGCCAACAATGAAGGTTTTTATCAGAGATCCTGAAGACCCACTACATATTTTTGAAGATTTCACAAAAACAGGTGGTATAAATGTGATTGATTTAGCAAATATCAATTCTTGTGCCTTTATTGCCACACAAGATTTAGGACAAAATGTTAAAAAAAATAAGCTAAAAATTATAGGACGCTTTGATTATAGCGATGTTAGAGGTTGCAACCTTTTAACATTGTAA
- a CDS encoding DUF4290 domain-containing protein, which produces MTNYLEYNSERNQLVIPEYGRHVQKMVEHCLEEKDKTKRTQMAHAIVEVMANINPNHRDANDFQQKLWDQLFIISDFKLDVDAPFDMPDKEELYRKPEPLPYPQNHPKYRFYGNNISRMINEAIKVEDGKLKEALVYTIANHMKKCFLNWNRDSVKDSVIFKHLEELSDGKLTLKPDDETLSEATDLVKNHNKRKHKKNYKNKGRKRYKK; this is translated from the coding sequence TTGACAAATTACTTAGAATACAACTCAGAACGCAACCAACTCGTTATTCCAGAATACGGCAGACATGTTCAAAAAATGGTAGAACACTGCCTCGAAGAAAAAGACAAAACTAAACGAACCCAAATGGCTCATGCTATTGTTGAAGTTATGGCTAACATCAATCCCAACCATCGAGATGCTAACGACTTTCAGCAAAAGTTATGGGATCAACTTTTTATTATAAGCGACTTTAAACTTGATGTTGATGCTCCTTTTGATATGCCAGATAAAGAAGAATTATACAGAAAACCCGAGCCACTTCCCTATCCACAAAATCATCCTAAATATCGCTTTTACGGCAACAACATCAGCCGAATGATAAACGAAGCTATAAAAGTTGAAGATGGCAAACTTAAAGAAGCTTTAGTTTACACTATTGCCAATCATATGAAAAAGTGTTTTCTAAACTGGAACAGAGATTCGGTTAAAGACAGTGTGATTTTTAAACATTTAGAAGAACTAAGCGATGGCAAATTAACTTTAAAACCTGACGATGAAACTTTAAGCGAAGCAACAGATTTAGTTAAGAACCACAATAAGCGAAAGCATAAAAAAAATTATAAAAACAAAGGACGTAAACGCTACAAAAAATGA
- the murA gene encoding UDP-N-acetylglucosamine 1-carboxyvinyltransferase: MSSFVIEGGHQLKGNITPQGAKNEALQVLCAVLMTPEKVEIKNIPDIRDVNKLIDILENLGVKIQKLGKGHFSFMSDELNLDYLQSEQFKKEGSGLRGSIMIIGPLLGRFGKGYIPRPGGDKIGRRRLDTHFSGFIKLGAKFRYNKEERFYGVETDKGLKGTDMLLEEASVTGTANIIMATVFAKGKTQIYNAACEPYIQQLCKMLNKMGAEISGIGSNLLHITGVENLKGCTHKVLPDMIEIGSWIGLAAMTKSEITIKDVSWENLGIIPATFKKLGINIQKKGDDIFIPRHNNGYEVTSFIDGSIMNISDAPWPGFTPDLLSVMLVVATQARGSVLIHQKMFESRLFFVDKLIDMGAKIILCDPHRATVIGHDFKSQLKATTMTSPDIRAGISLLIAALSAKGTSTIHNIEQIDRGYERIDERLNAIGAKIHRYE, from the coding sequence ATGAGTTCATTTGTCATAGAAGGCGGTCATCAACTCAAAGGAAACATCACGCCACAAGGTGCAAAAAACGAAGCTCTACAAGTTCTTTGTGCAGTTTTGATGACACCAGAAAAAGTTGAAATTAAAAACATTCCAGACATTAGAGATGTCAATAAACTGATAGATATTTTAGAAAATCTTGGGGTTAAAATTCAAAAACTCGGCAAAGGTCATTTCAGTTTTATGAGTGATGAACTTAATCTGGACTATCTACAAAGCGAACAATTCAAAAAAGAAGGCAGTGGCTTGAGAGGTTCTATTATGATTATTGGTCCACTTCTCGGACGATTTGGCAAAGGTTATATTCCAAGACCTGGCGGTGATAAAATAGGTAGAAGACGATTGGATACTCACTTCTCTGGTTTTATAAAACTCGGTGCCAAATTTAGATACAACAAAGAAGAACGTTTTTACGGAGTTGAAACCGACAAAGGTCTCAAAGGAACTGATATGCTTCTTGAAGAAGCTTCTGTCACAGGAACAGCCAACATTATTATGGCGACTGTTTTTGCTAAAGGCAAAACTCAAATCTATAATGCGGCTTGCGAACCATACATCCAACAACTCTGCAAAATGTTGAATAAAATGGGGGCTGAAATTTCGGGTATTGGTTCAAACCTTCTTCATATTACAGGTGTAGAAAATCTCAAAGGTTGTACCCACAAAGTTTTACCTGATATGATTGAAATAGGCTCTTGGATTGGTCTTGCAGCAATGACCAAAAGCGAAATCACTATCAAAGATGTGAGTTGGGAAAATTTAGGCATCATCCCAGCAACCTTTAAAAAGTTAGGAATTAATATTCAAAAAAAAGGAGACGACATTTTTATTCCCAGACACAATAATGGTTATGAAGTGACCAGTTTTATTGACGGTTCTATTATGAATATTTCAGACGCTCCGTGGCCAGGTTTTACACCAGATTTACTCAGTGTGATGTTGGTTGTTGCTACACAGGCTCGCGGGAGTGTGCTTATCCATCAAAAAATGTTTGAAAGCCGTCTGTTTTTTGTCGATAAGTTGATTGATATGGGTGCAAAAATCATTTTATGCGATCCGCATAGAGCAACGGTTATTGGTCACGATTTTAAATCGCAACTCAAAGCCACCACGATGACTAGCCCAGATATTAGAGCTGGAATTTCATTATTGATTGCGGCTTTGTCTGCTAAAGGGACATCAACCATTCATAACATAGAACAAATAGATCGTGGCTACGAAAGGATTGACGAGAGACTAAATGCCATAGGTGCAAAAATTCACAGATATGAGTAG
- a CDS encoding gamma carbonic anhydrase family protein, producing the protein MPVILPVNNKSPEIPSDCFIAENATIVGDVKMGKQCSVWFNAVIRGDVHYIKMGDRVNVQDGAVIHCTYQKHPTNIGNNVSIGHNAIVHGCKIHDNVLVGMGSIVMDNCVIHSNSIIAAGAVVTQNTVVESGSIYAGVPAKKIKDISPELTQGEIDRIAENYVKYSGWFKD; encoded by the coding sequence ATGCCAGTAATCCTTCCCGTAAACAACAAATCTCCTGAAATACCATCAGATTGTTTTATCGCTGAAAATGCGACCATCGTTGGTGATGTTAAGATGGGAAAACAATGTAGCGTATGGTTTAACGCCGTTATACGAGGTGATGTACATTATATCAAAATGGGCGATAGAGTCAATGTTCAAGACGGAGCAGTCATTCATTGCACCTACCAAAAACACCCGACTAATATTGGTAACAATGTATCTATTGGTCATAATGCTATTGTTCACGGATGTAAGATTCACGACAACGTATTGGTAGGAATGGGCAGTATTGTGATGGATAATTGTGTGATTCATTCAAATAGTATCATTGCCGCTGGAGCTGTGGTAACACAAAATACAGTAGTAGAATCAGGTAGCATTTACGCTGGCGTGCCTGCCAAAAAAATAAAAGACATCAGCCCAGAATTAACCCAAGGCGAAATTGACAGAATCGCTGAAAATTATGTGAAATATTCGGGGTGGTTTAAGGATTAA
- a CDS encoding HlyD family secretion protein has translation MSKIKHWSVINLIHSLYYLQIATLLMPDNTSIEHIDLRSEEVQDILTKVPHWMIRWGNVLFLSLILLILMLSWFVKYPDIIASEAIVTTKLPPQKLIARTTAKFDTILVNDNQKVKDNQLLAVLENLANYKDVLGLKKILDEIHLDNDSIYFPIDRIPAIFNLGEVENAYVQFENAYIEYEVNQQLKPYSYQVQAGNYTIQELETRLTNLYAQFDLKRKELKLAGNDLKRNEILFNKGVISAQEFENKQLMFAQAERDFKNFQTTLSQTKHSINDAKNNLKGTEIGQIKDNKILFRQVVQAYNQLKSSIKNWEFRFVFRSNLEGNVSFLNIWHKSQNINQGDMVFTVIPKNYQNYVARLKTPIQNSGKIKKGQTVNLKLNNYPDQEYGVLKGKVNNISLIPDEEGFYNIEVELPVKLTTTYDKTLEFKQEMTGIAEIITEDLRLIERFFYQFRELVNR, from the coding sequence TTGAGTAAAATTAAACATTGGTCAGTCATAAATCTTATTCACAGCTTATACTATTTGCAAATTGCCACATTACTAATGCCCGATAACACCAGCATAGAACATATCGACTTAAGAAGTGAGGAAGTCCAGGATATCCTGACAAAAGTTCCACATTGGATGATACGATGGGGCAATGTTTTGTTTTTGTCGCTTATCCTCCTGATTTTAATGCTATCATGGTTTGTAAAATATCCTGACATTATTGCTTCTGAAGCCATAGTGACGACTAAACTTCCACCACAAAAACTCATAGCGAGAACAACGGCTAAATTTGATACTATTTTAGTCAATGATAATCAAAAAGTAAAAGATAATCAACTTTTAGCAGTTTTAGAGAACCTAGCAAATTATAAGGATGTTTTAGGTTTGAAAAAGATTTTAGATGAGATACATTTAGATAATGATAGCATTTATTTTCCAATAGATAGAATCCCGGCAATCTTCAATCTCGGAGAAGTGGAGAATGCTTATGTGCAATTTGAAAATGCTTATATTGAATATGAAGTTAATCAGCAATTAAAACCCTATTCTTATCAAGTTCAAGCGGGTAATTACACTATACAGGAACTTGAAACCAGACTTACAAACCTTTATGCACAGTTTGATTTAAAACGAAAAGAATTAAAACTTGCAGGAAATGACTTAAAGCGAAACGAAATACTTTTTAACAAAGGCGTCATTTCGGCACAAGAATTTGAAAACAAACAATTGATGTTTGCCCAAGCCGAACGGGATTTTAAAAATTTTCAAACCACATTGTCACAAACCAAACATAGTATCAATGATGCTAAAAACAATTTAAAAGGCACCGAAATAGGTCAGATTAAAGACAACAAAATCTTGTTTAGACAAGTAGTTCAAGCTTATAATCAATTGAAGTCCAGTATTAAAAATTGGGAATTTAGGTTTGTCTTTCGTTCAAATCTTGAAGGGAATGTCAGTTTTTTAAACATTTGGCATAAATCTCAAAACATCAACCAAGGCGATATGGTGTTTACTGTTATTCCTAAAAACTATCAAAACTATGTGGCTCGATTAAAAACGCCAATTCAAAATTCAGGTAAAATAAAAAAGGGACAGACAGTAAATTTAAAACTCAACAACTATCCCGACCAGGAATACGGCGTTTTAAAAGGTAAAGTCAATAATATTTCGCTTATTCCAGATGAAGAAGGTTTTTATAATATAGAGGTTGAATTACCTGTAAAACTAACAACAACATATGATAAAACCTTAGAGTTCAAACAAGAAATGACCGGCATCGCAGAAATCATCACCGAAGATTTACGATTGATAGAACGCTTTTTCTATCAGTTTAGAGAATTAGTGAATAGGTGA
- a CDS encoding type II toxin-antitoxin system PemK/MazF family toxin has protein sequence MKKFDLGDIVLIKFPFTGQQNFKKRPALVLKDFGEDIIVCRITSKIYHSDYDILIEDWEASQLKLKSVVRVHKIATLEKTMVDKVLKPVNASIKAKIKENFIKLIE, from the coding sequence ATGAAAAAATTTGATTTAGGCGACATTGTTTTAATTAAATTCCCATTTACAGGTCAACAAAATTTTAAAAAAAGACCTGCATTAGTTTTGAAAGATTTTGGTGAAGATATTATAGTATGTAGAATCACATCTAAAATATACCATTCAGATTATGACATACTCATAGAAGATTGGGAAGCCTCTCAACTTAAACTAAAATCTGTAGTTCGTGTCCATAAAATTGCAACTTTAGAAAAAACTATGGTAGATAAAGTATTGAAACCTGTAAATGCCAGCATCAAAGCCAAAATCAAAGAAAATTTTATAAAACTAATTGAGTAA
- a CDS encoding transposase, translated as MNFKKNIKDIAFNKDCPIKKSIEKRMDIILNHDPPKEHKELITFKKRLIKYRNYIFTFLYHLDVPPDNNASERAIRNIKVKQKISGQFRSEQGCDNFAILRSVTDSCLKNQQSVLSTLNIIANLRTD; from the coding sequence ATCAACTTTAAGAAAAATATAAAAGATATAGCCTTTAACAAGGATTGTCCAATAAAGAAAAGTATAGAAAAAAGAATGGATATCATCTTAAATCATGATCCGCCAAAAGAACATAAAGAATTAATAACTTTTAAAAAAAGACTTATAAAATACAGGAACTATATCTTTACATTCCTCTATCATCTGGATGTACCTCCAGATAACAACGCCTCTGAAAGAGCAATAAGAAATATAAAAGTAAAACAGAAAATCTCTGGACAATTTAGATCAGAACAGGGCTGTGATAACTTTGCCATACTTAGATCTGTAACAGATTCTTGTTTAAAAAATCAGCAATCAGTTTTATCTACACTAAATATTATTGCTAATTTGCGGACTGATTAG
- a CDS encoding transposase — MVEIPDVTEEHIPDYCNCCGNDLSSLPHQYAGSRQVFDIPEIKIKVTEHKVYKKVCPCGCETKSDYPSQANAPVSYGNNIESLIGYFHTRQYLPFKRMQEMFNTVFNIPISEGGIHYLLNKLVTKAEPAYNLIKQEIANSKSPIGSDETGVKVSGDKNWAWTWQNEKATFITITDNRGQKSIEQTFENGFENAVLVHDCWKSHFNTNAQSHQICMAHLLRDLNYLTESTIINGVELAKTYF, encoded by the coding sequence ATGGTTGAGATACCTGATGTTACAGAAGAACACATACCAGATTATTGTAACTGTTGTGGAAACGACCTTTCATCACTTCCACATCAATATGCAGGAAGTCGACAGGTATTTGACATCCCTGAAATAAAAATAAAAGTCACAGAACACAAGGTTTATAAAAAAGTTTGTCCTTGCGGTTGTGAAACAAAAAGCGACTATCCATCACAAGCAAATGCACCCGTAAGCTATGGGAATAATATTGAAAGTTTAATAGGATATTTTCATACCAGACAATACTTGCCTTTTAAGAGAATGCAAGAAATGTTCAATACGGTTTTTAATATTCCTATAAGTGAAGGAGGAATACACTATTTATTAAACAAACTTGTCACTAAAGCTGAACCTGCATATAATCTGATAAAACAAGAAATAGCAAACTCAAAATCACCTATCGGTAGCGATGAAACAGGAGTAAAAGTATCAGGAGACAAAAACTGGGCGTGGACATGGCAAAATGAAAAAGCAACCTTTATTACCATAACTGATAATAGAGGACAAAAAAGTATAGAACAAACCTTTGAAAATGGTTTTGAAAATGCTGTGTTAGTGCACGATTGTTGGAAGAGTCATTTCAATACCAACGCTCAATCACACCAAATTTGCATGGCACATTTACTTCGGGATTTAAACTATCTAACTGAAAGCACGATCATAAATGGAGTAGAGCTTGCAAAAACTTATTTTTAA
- a CDS encoding DUF6444 domain-containing protein, whose amino-acid sequence MEKDKLIESLLQKVEELSKKLIALELENSQLKARLTKYETPKNSNNSSIPPSKDENRPKRKSLRIKTGRKPGGQTEEKAIL is encoded by the coding sequence TTGGAAAAGGATAAGCTTATAGAATCACTCTTGCAGAAGGTAGAAGAACTTTCTAAAAAGCTAATTGCTTTAGAATTAGAAAATAGTCAACTTAAAGCACGACTTACCAAATATGAAACTCCAAAAAACAGTAATAATAGCTCCATACCACCCTCAAAGGATGAAAATAGACCAAAGAGGAAAAGCCTAAGAATAAAGACAGGGCGTAAGCCAGGTGGGCAAACAGAAGAAAAGGCAATACTTTGA
- the gwsG gene encoding grasp-with-spasm system ATP-grasp peptide maturase: protein MILICSDEHEPTTDVVCYWLAYLKKKFIRISNKNSITILKIILNNKEIDIHFAIDDKKYYLSEFTSYWYRRSNLNFKMYYGVEFEYNKKDISDKVNLFLKDELKKVCEFFENQLSKISKLNNHYDNNINKLIVLDKAKNLNINIPNTFVTDDINDLNQNNSYITKPIGDLLIEKDGYRYFSTTKRVDMKKKAFQHSLIQNEIDKKFEIRTFFFNRKFFSSVIFSQSNPKTELDFRNYDLDNPNRVVPYKLPVEFEEKLLKLFDEVNLNSGSLDIAYTKNGEYVLFEINPVGQFEQVELPCNYGIFKQIAEYL from the coding sequence ATGATACTAATATGTAGTGATGAACATGAACCAACAACTGACGTTGTTTGTTATTGGCTTGCCTACTTAAAAAAGAAATTTATTAGGATTTCAAATAAGAATTCAATTACAATCTTAAAAATTATTTTAAATAATAAAGAAATTGATATACATTTTGCGATCGATGATAAAAAATATTATTTGTCAGAGTTTACATCATATTGGTATAGGAGATCTAATTTGAATTTCAAGATGTATTACGGTGTTGAATTTGAATATAACAAAAAAGATATATCAGATAAGGTAAATTTGTTTTTAAAAGATGAGCTCAAAAAGGTGTGTGAATTTTTTGAAAACCAATTATCCAAAATAAGTAAGTTAAATAATCATTATGATAACAATATTAACAAGTTAATCGTTTTAGATAAAGCAAAAAATCTTAATATAAATATACCAAATACATTTGTAACGGACGATATAAATGATTTGAATCAAAATAATAGCTATATAACTAAACCAATCGGAGATTTGCTTATTGAAAAGGATGGTTATAGATATTTCTCAACTACAAAAAGAGTTGATATGAAAAAAAAAGCTTTTCAGCACTCTTTAATTCAAAATGAGATTGATAAAAAATTTGAAATACGTACATTTTTTTTTAATAGAAAATTTTTTAGCAGTGTTATATTTTCTCAGTCTAATCCGAAAACGGAGTTAGACTTTAGAAATTATGATCTTGATAACCCTAATAGAGTAGTTCCATATAAATTACCAGTTGAATTCGAAGAAAAACTGTTAAAACTATTTGATGAGGTAAATCTAAACTCTGGCAGTTTAGATATTGCATACACCAAGAATGGTGAGTATGTACTATTTGAGATTAATCCTGTAGGTCAATTTGAACAAGTAGAATTACCATGTAATTATGGTATTTTTAAGCAAATAGCAGAATACTTATAA
- a CDS encoding helix-turn-helix transcriptional regulator: MQKTKLITTRKQKGFSQQQLADYLCMNVSSYNRREKGISHIRPDEWMKLADILEVNLDEIYEHDARYHIDCKDQSVGIGVNNGTNNVYTVPKALLDSQQKYIELLEARIKKLEED, encoded by the coding sequence ATGCAAAAAACAAAACTCATTACCACCCGAAAACAAAAAGGTTTTTCTCAGCAACAGTTAGCAGATTACCTCTGTATGAATGTATCGAGTTATAACCGAAGAGAAAAAGGCATCTCTCATATCAGACCAGATGAATGGATGAAATTGGCGGATATACTGGAAGTCAATTTAGATGAGATTTATGAGCATGATGCCCGTTACCATATAGATTGTAAAGATCAGTCGGTTGGCATTGGAGTTAACAATGGAACAAATAATGTTTATACCGTTCCTAAAGCATTACTCGATTCACAGCAAAAGTATATAGAATTGCTGGAGGCGAGGATTAAGAAGCTTGAAGAAGATTAA
- the rpmI gene encoding 50S ribosomal protein L35: MSKKVKFKTKSSAKKRFKLTGTGKLKRKHAFKSHILTKKSKKRKLKLTHDTIVDKSDEKNIKQQLGLK; encoded by the coding sequence ATGTCAAAAAAAGTAAAATTTAAAACCAAATCAAGTGCTAAAAAGCGTTTCAAGCTGACTGGAACAGGAAAACTCAAACGCAAACATGCATTTAAAAGTCACATTTTGACTAAAAAATCTAAGAAAAGAAAACTTAAGTTAACTCACGATACAATCGTAGATAAATCAGACGAAAAAAACATTAAACAACAACTCGGTTTAAAGTAA
- the rplT gene encoding 50S ribosomal protein L20 — translation MPRSTNSVASRARRKKIMKLAKGYYGRRKNVWTVAKNAVEKGLVYAYRDRRAKKRNFRKLWIVRINAATRQHGMSYSQFMGKLKKSNIELNRKVLADLAVHNPDAFKAVVDKVK, via the coding sequence ATGCCAAGATCAACAAATTCAGTCGCTTCAAGAGCGAGACGTAAAAAAATTATGAAGCTTGCCAAAGGCTATTACGGAAGACGTAAAAACGTTTGGACAGTTGCTAAAAATGCTGTAGAAAAAGGCTTAGTCTATGCCTACAGAGATAGAAGAGCAAAAAAGAGAAACTTTAGAAAACTATGGATTGTCAGAATCAACGCTGCCACAAGACAACACGGTATGTCATATTCTCAATTTATGGGAAAACTCAAGAAAAGCAACATCGAGCTTAACCGAAAAGTCTTAGCCGACCTTGCTGTTCACAACCCAGATGCTTTCAAAGCTGTAGTCGATAAAGTCAAATAA